The nucleotide sequence CTAAAACAGCAATATTAAAAGACTATTATTCTGAACAAGATAAATATTACGGTGTGGATGGTGTAGGTAGTATTGAAGATATTACGATACGATTGAGTAGTGTGATAGATAACTTGTAGTTTTTAGGTTTTAATATAATAAAATTCCCGAAGTTTCGGGAAATGAATATGACTGAAGGGAATTTTGTAGATTATGTAAAAGTGTATGTGTCTTCCGGAAAAGGAGGCAAAGGTTCAGTACATTTGCATCGCGAAAAATATATTACTAAAGGAGGACCTGATGGTGGTGATGGAGGTCGCGGAGGGCATATTATAATTAAAGGGAACCAGAATCATTGGACCTTATATCATCTTAAATTTAAAAAACATTTTAAAGCAGGTCATGGAGAGCACGGAAGTAAAAGCCGTAGTTCTGGAGCCGATGGAGAAGATGTATATATAGATGTTCCTTTAGGAACAGTTATAAGAGATACCGATACCAATGAAATTATACACGAGATTACTGAAGATGGTCAAGAATTTGTTGTTTGTAAAGGTGGAAAAGGTGGATTAGGGAATTGGCATTTTAAAAGTTCGACAAACCAAACACCTCGTTATGCACAACCTGGGCTTCCGTTAGAAGAACGTTATATTACTCTTGAACTTAAAATACTTGCTGATGTTGGATTGGTAGGATTTCCAAATGCAGGAAAATCTACCTTGTTATCTGTTATTACTTCAGCAAAACCAAAAATCGCAGATTATGAATTTACAACATTAAAACCTAACTTGGGTATTGTAGAGTATCGCGATTTTCAATCTTTTGTAATGGCAGACATTCCTGGAATTATTGAAGGAGCTGCCGAAGGAAAAGGGCTTGGACATTATTTTCTTCGTCATATTGAACGTAATTCAACATTACTGTTTATGATCCCTGCAGATGCAGATAATATTAAAAAGCAATATGATATATTATTGGATGAATTACGCCGTTACAATCCAGAATTATTAGATAAAGATAAGTGTATTGCGATAACAAAAAGCGATATGTTAGATGACGAGTTAAAATCGGAATTAAAGACAGAACTCGACAATGAATTAACTACAGAATATCTCTTCATTTCATCTGTAGCACAACAGGGTATTACAGAACTTAAAGACAAGCTTTGGAAAATGTTGAATGATTAACCAAAGTTTTTACATTAACACTTTATCTTAAATAAATTGTCTTTTTTTGATTAATTTTATAGAAAATCTACATCTATGAAACTGATTAAAATTATAATTCTCGTCTTACTTTTTACATCTTGTGCTCCCATATTAGTAAATTACGATTACGATAATAAAACAGATTTCACTTTATATAAAACATATAATTACTATTCAGATTTAAATACGGGTTTAAGCGAACTGGATGAAAATCGATTATTGGATGCTATAGATATTACAATGAAATTAAAAGGATTAGAATTATCGGATAATCCAGATTTTTTAATTGATATTAAAACTGGGGAGTTTCAAGGAAATTCACAAAGTACTGTAGGTGTTGGTTTAGGCGGCACAGGACGCAATGTTGGAGGAGGAATTTCTGTGGGTATCCCAATAGGGCAATCTTTAGTAAATCGTCAAATAATTATTGACTTTATAGATGATAATAAAAATGGATTATTTTGGCAAGTAGTTAGCGAAAGCAGTTATAATCCCAAAGCCAAACCCGAGCAAAGAGAATTGAAATTTAAGGCAATTATAGATAAAGCCTTATCCAAATATCCTCCTAAACAAGAATAAAATATAATAAAAAAAGAGGTCTAAAAACCTCTTTTTTTATTACTAATGACTTGATGCTTTTTTAATTTAAAAGATCTTTGTACTTATCTTTATAATTATAAATCATAGCTAAATTTAAAATTAATAGCCCTAAAGCTGGTCCAATATTAGCAGTATCTAAAGTTGCATGAAACAATACTGCATTTATAGATACACTCATTAATATAAGTGTCATTAAAGCAGCATATTTATTTAATAATAATGCCAACCCTGCTGCAATCTCTACAACAGCAACTAAAGTTAATGTTTTTGAAATTGTTAAAGCTCCAAAATAACTTCCAGCATCTTCGGATAAACCTTCAAATGGTGGTAAGAAGTTGAAAAATTTATT is from Flavobacteriaceae bacterium and encodes:
- a CDS encoding DoxX family membrane protein — translated: MNSKIFMALRIILGLFVLVFGANKFFNFLPPFEGLSEDAGSYFGALTISKTLTLVAVVEIAAGLALLLNKYAALMTLILMSVSINAVLFHATLDTANIGPALGLLILNLAMIYNYKDKYKDLLN
- a CDS encoding DUF4136 domain-containing protein, with the translated sequence MKLIKIIILVLLFTSCAPILVNYDYDNKTDFTLYKTYNYYSDLNTGLSELDENRLLDAIDITMKLKGLELSDNPDFLIDIKTGEFQGNSQSTVGVGLGGTGRNVGGGISVGIPIGQSLVNRQIIIDFIDDNKNGLFWQVVSESSYNPKAKPEQRELKFKAIIDKALSKYPPKQE
- the obgE gene encoding GTPase ObgE, whose translation is MTEGNFVDYVKVYVSSGKGGKGSVHLHREKYITKGGPDGGDGGRGGHIIIKGNQNHWTLYHLKFKKHFKAGHGEHGSKSRSSGADGEDVYIDVPLGTVIRDTDTNEIIHEITEDGQEFVVCKGGKGGLGNWHFKSSTNQTPRYAQPGLPLEERYITLELKILADVGLVGFPNAGKSTLLSVITSAKPKIADYEFTTLKPNLGIVEYRDFQSFVMADIPGIIEGAAEGKGLGHYFLRHIERNSTLLFMIPADADNIKKQYDILLDELRRYNPELLDKDKCIAITKSDMLDDELKSELKTELDNELTTEYLFISSVAQQGITELKDKLWKMLND